Genomic segment of Paucidesulfovibrio longus DSM 6739:
GCTGGGCCTGCTGGAGGCGGGCAACATGCTCTCGGACTGGCTCACGGTGCGCAAGGCCGCCGAGGCCGGGGCGCGCTTCGCCTCCACGGGGCAGGGCGACGAGGAGGGCCTGCGCCTGGCCCTCATCCGCGCGGAGGTCGGGCGGGTCATGTCCCGGCTGCCGGGCGGCGCGGACGAGGTGCAGGTGGTCAGCTGGCCGACCACGGCGGCGAGCGGGGCCGGCACGGAAAACGACGCGGGCTGCCCCTGCGGCCTGGTGGAGGTCCGCGTGGACTACGCCTATCGGCCGCTGACGCCGTTCCTGGAGGGCGTGATCGGGGAGACGCTGCTGCTGACCGGAACGGACCGCAAGGTCAACGAACCCTGGCAAC
This window contains:
- a CDS encoding TadE/TadG family type IV pilus assembly protein codes for the protein MRGGNGTTRGMTAVEFAMIFPLLVVLVLGLLEAGNMLSDWLTVRKAAEAGARFASTGQGDEEGLRLALIRAEVGRVMSRLPGGADEVQVVSWPTTAASGAGTENDAGCPCGLVEVRVDYAYRPLTPFLEGVIGETLLLTGTDRKVNEPWQRCE